From Mycobacterium lacus, one genomic window encodes:
- a CDS encoding AMP-binding protein, giving the protein MISSGAHSYDAGPVDAPLLDETIGANLERTVLSYPDVEALVDVAGARRWTYSQLNAEIDWVARALIASGIERGDRVGIWSPNRPEWTVLQYATAKVGAILVAINPAYRTHELSYVLRHSGTRLLVSAEIFKTSDYRGMIDQARSEAAEPPEVVFLGTDDWARLRQRAERVPGEALRSRMATLSPSDPINIQYTSGTTGSPKAAALSHRNILNNGFFVTELIGLGPGDRLCIPVPFYHCFGMVMGNLGCTTHGATMVIPSEGFDAAATLKAVESERCTALYGVPTMFIAMLGHPDLAARDLSSLRTGIMAGASCPVEVMKRCADELNMSEVSIAYGMTETSPVSCQTLIDDDLQRRTETIGRVHPHVEIKIVDTGTGEIVTRGQPGELCTRGYSVMLGYWGDEDKTREVIDDDGWMHTGDLAVMRDDGYCVIVGRIKDMVIRGGENVYPREIENFLHTHPDVEDVQVIGVPDDRYGEELCAWIKMRPGRSPLDADALRAFCSGKLAHYKIPRYVHIVDEFPMTVTGKVRKVDMRAQSIRLLGLSNT; this is encoded by the coding sequence ATGATCAGCTCGGGCGCGCATTCCTATGACGCGGGCCCCGTCGACGCGCCCCTGCTGGACGAGACGATCGGGGCGAACCTCGAGCGCACCGTGTTGTCCTATCCGGACGTCGAGGCGCTTGTCGACGTCGCCGGAGCCCGCCGCTGGACCTACTCGCAATTGAACGCCGAGATCGACTGGGTAGCACGAGCTTTGATTGCCAGCGGGATCGAGCGCGGCGACCGGGTCGGCATCTGGTCGCCCAACCGCCCGGAATGGACGGTCCTTCAGTACGCGACGGCAAAGGTCGGCGCGATCCTGGTCGCGATCAACCCCGCCTACCGCACCCACGAGTTGTCCTACGTGCTACGCCACTCGGGCACCCGGTTGTTGGTGTCGGCTGAGATCTTCAAGACCTCCGATTACCGAGGCATGATCGACCAGGCACGTTCCGAGGCTGCCGAACCGCCGGAGGTGGTGTTCCTGGGAACCGATGACTGGGCACGGCTGCGGCAGCGCGCCGAACGGGTGCCCGGCGAAGCATTGCGATCCCGGATGGCCACGCTAAGCCCGTCGGATCCGATCAACATCCAATACACGTCGGGCACAACGGGTTCGCCCAAGGCCGCTGCCCTGTCACACCGCAACATCCTCAACAACGGCTTCTTCGTCACCGAACTCATCGGGCTGGGGCCCGGAGACCGGCTGTGCATCCCCGTTCCCTTCTACCACTGCTTCGGCATGGTCATGGGCAATCTGGGCTGCACGACCCACGGCGCCACCATGGTGATCCCGTCCGAGGGTTTCGATGCCGCCGCAACGTTGAAAGCCGTTGAATCAGAGCGTTGTACCGCTCTGTACGGCGTGCCGACGATGTTCATCGCGATGCTCGGCCACCCCGACCTCGCCGCGCGCGATCTGTCGTCGCTGCGGACCGGGATCATGGCGGGGGCCTCGTGTCCGGTGGAGGTCATGAAGCGCTGTGCCGACGAGCTGAACATGTCCGAGGTGTCGATCGCCTACGGCATGACCGAGACGTCGCCGGTGTCCTGCCAGACATTGATCGACGACGACCTGCAACGTCGAACCGAGACGATTGGGCGGGTCCACCCGCACGTCGAGATCAAGATCGTCGACACCGGTACCGGCGAGATCGTCACACGCGGTCAGCCCGGTGAACTGTGCACCCGCGGCTATTCGGTGATGCTGGGCTACTGGGGCGACGAGGACAAGACTCGCGAGGTCATCGACGACGACGGCTGGATGCACACCGGTGACCTGGCGGTGATGCGGGACGACGGGTATTGCGTGATCGTCGGCCGTATCAAGGACATGGTCATCCGCGGCGGCGAAAACGTGTACCCGCGCGAGATCGAGAACTTCCTGCACACCCATCCCGACGTCGAAGACGTTCAGGTGATCGGAGTTCCCGACGACAGGTACGGCGAGGAGCTCTGTGCCTGGATCAAGATGCGTCCCGGCCGCTCGCCGCTCGACGCCGACGCGCTACGGGCGTTCTGTTCTGGGAAGCTCGCGCACTACAAGATTCCGCGCTATGTCCACATCGTCGACGAGTTCCCGATGACGGTCACCGGAAAGGTTCGCAAGGTCGACATGCGGGCCCAGTCGATCCGGCTGCTCGGACTTTCGAACACCTAG
- a CDS encoding FAD-binding oxidoreductase encodes MANRQVTVGYSDGTHKTIPVRPDQTLLDAAEEHGVAIVNECQSGICGTCVATCTAGRYEMGRTEGLSDVEREARKILTCQTFAESDCRIELQYPADDNAALLVTGDGVVTAVDLVSPSTAILRVDVSTGFSSKAGALNYKAGQFAQLQVPGTNAWRNYSYAHPPDGGSELEFIIRLLPDGVMSNYLRDRAKPGDHIALRCSKGNFYLRPVVRPVILVAGGTGLSAILAMAQSLGADTAHPVHLLYGVTAAEDLCKLDELKALKRRVPGLELHVIVARPDADWDGRTGLVTDLLEERMLAGGDADVYLCGPGAMVEAARTWLDGNGFHRVGLYYEKFVASGAARSRRPAHLDPAGVDIAEVRRRGRGTAVVIGGSIAGIAAAKVCSETFDRVIVLEKDGPHRRREGRPGAAQGWHLHHLLTAGQIELERFFPGIVDDMVREGAFRVDMAAQYRIRLGGTWKKPGTSDIEIVCAGRPLLEWCVRRRLDDEPRVDFRYESEVTDLVFDRAANSVIGVAVQHEDGQLEVVPAEFVVDASGKNTRVPEFLERIGIGAPEVEQDIINCFYSTMQHRVPPERRWQDKVMVICYAYRPFEDTYAAQYYTDSSRTILSTSLVAYNCYSPPRTAREFREFADLMPSPVIGENIDGLEPASPIYNFRYPNMLRLRYEKKRNLPRALVAVGDAYTSADPVSGLGMSLALKEVREMQVLLAKYGGRHRDLPRRYYRSIAKMADTAWFVIREQNLRFDWMKDVDKKRPFYFRVLTWYMDRLVELVHDDLGAYREFLAVVHLVKPPSALMKPGIASRVIGKWARTRLSGEKTLIARNYENRSVPATPVDQLVGA; translated from the coding sequence ATGGCGAATCGTCAGGTCACAGTCGGCTATTCCGACGGAACGCACAAAACGATACCGGTGCGACCGGACCAGACGTTGCTCGATGCCGCCGAGGAACACGGTGTGGCGATCGTCAACGAATGCCAAAGCGGGATCTGCGGCACCTGCGTGGCCACCTGTACCGCCGGCCGCTACGAGATGGGGCGCACCGAGGGACTGTCCGATGTCGAGCGCGAGGCACGAAAGATCCTCACATGCCAGACGTTCGCGGAGTCCGATTGCCGGATCGAACTGCAGTATCCCGCCGACGACAACGCCGCACTGCTGGTCACCGGCGACGGTGTGGTGACCGCGGTCGACTTGGTGTCGCCCAGCACCGCCATCCTGCGGGTGGACGTGTCGACGGGTTTCTCGTCCAAGGCCGGCGCTCTGAACTACAAAGCGGGCCAGTTCGCCCAGTTGCAGGTTCCCGGCACGAACGCATGGCGTAACTATTCCTACGCGCATCCCCCCGACGGGGGCAGCGAATTAGAGTTCATCATCCGGCTGCTGCCGGACGGCGTGATGTCGAACTACCTGCGCGACCGCGCGAAGCCGGGTGACCACATTGCGCTGCGGTGCAGCAAGGGCAACTTCTACCTGCGCCCCGTCGTGCGGCCGGTGATCCTGGTCGCGGGCGGCACGGGTCTGTCGGCGATCCTGGCGATGGCCCAGAGCCTGGGCGCCGATACCGCCCACCCGGTCCACCTGCTCTACGGCGTGACGGCCGCCGAAGACCTGTGCAAGCTCGACGAACTGAAGGCGCTGAAGCGCCGTGTTCCCGGGTTGGAACTGCATGTCATCGTCGCGCGCCCGGACGCCGACTGGGACGGGCGGACGGGGCTGGTCACCGATCTGCTGGAGGAGCGGATGCTGGCCGGCGGCGACGCCGACGTCTATCTCTGCGGCCCGGGCGCGATGGTCGAAGCCGCCCGAACCTGGCTGGACGGCAACGGTTTCCATCGTGTCGGGCTGTACTACGAGAAGTTTGTGGCCAGTGGCGCGGCGCGGAGCCGTAGGCCGGCCCACCTCGATCCCGCGGGCGTGGACATCGCCGAAGTGCGCCGCCGCGGCCGCGGCACCGCGGTGGTGATCGGCGGCAGCATCGCGGGCATCGCCGCGGCCAAGGTATGCAGCGAAACCTTCGATCGGGTCATCGTGCTCGAGAAGGACGGCCCGCATCGCCGCCGCGAGGGCAGGCCGGGCGCGGCCCAGGGCTGGCACCTCCATCACCTGCTGACCGCCGGACAGATCGAATTGGAGCGCTTCTTCCCCGGCATCGTCGACGACATGGTGCGCGAAGGTGCGTTCAGGGTCGACATGGCCGCCCAGTACCGGATTCGCCTGGGTGGCACCTGGAAGAAGCCCGGCACCAGCGACATCGAGATCGTCTGCGCCGGGCGTCCGCTGCTGGAATGGTGTGTGCGCCGCCGGCTGGACGACGAACCGCGGGTCGACTTCCGCTACGAGTCGGAGGTCACCGACCTGGTGTTCGATCGCGCCGCCAACTCCGTCATCGGCGTCGCCGTCCAGCACGAGGATGGCCAACTCGAGGTGGTACCCGCCGAGTTCGTCGTGGACGCCTCCGGCAAGAACACCCGTGTTCCGGAGTTCTTGGAGCGCATCGGCATTGGGGCCCCCGAGGTCGAGCAGGACATCATCAACTGCTTCTACTCCACGATGCAGCACCGGGTTCCACCGGAGCGGCGATGGCAGGACAAGGTGATGGTGATCTGCTATGCATACCGTCCCTTCGAGGACACCTACGCCGCGCAGTACTACACCGACAGCTCGCGCACTATCCTGTCCACGTCGTTGGTGGCGTACAACTGCTACTCACCACCGCGTACCGCCCGCGAGTTCCGGGAATTCGCCGATCTCATGCCGTCACCGGTGATCGGGGAGAATATCGACGGGCTGGAGCCTGCCTCGCCGATCTACAACTTCCGTTATCCCAACATGCTTCGTCTGCGCTACGAGAAGAAGCGCAATCTGCCGCGCGCGCTGGTGGCCGTTGGTGACGCGTACACCAGCGCCGACCCGGTCTCCGGGCTCGGTATGAGCCTGGCGCTCAAGGAAGTTCGGGAGATGCAGGTGTTGCTGGCCAAGTACGGTGGCCGACATCGCGATCTGCCGCGCCGGTACTACCGGTCGATCGCCAAGATGGCCGACACGGCCTGGTTCGTGATCCGGGAGCAGAACCTGCGCTTCGACTGGATGAAGGACGTCGACAAGAAGCGCCCGTTCTATTTCCGCGTACTGACGTGGTACATGGACCGCCTGGTGGAGCTGGTGCACGACGATCTGGGCGCCTACCGCGAGTTTCTGGCCGTCGTCCACCTCGTCAAGCCACCGTCGGCGCTGATGAAGCCCGGGATCGCCAGCCGCGTCATCGGGAAGTGGGCGCGCACCCGATTGTCGGGGGAGAAGACGCTGATCGCCCGCAACTACGAAAACCGTTCGGTCCCAGCCACCCCCGTGGATCAACTTGTGGGTGCTTAG
- a CDS encoding acyl-CoA dehydrogenase family protein yields MDFRYSIEQDAFRASLRGFLDEQAAGARVREAAAADGHDRRLWRRLCTELELPALHAPPEYGGAGATLIETAIVFCELGRALTPVPFAATTFAIDAVLRMGDQEQCKSLLPGLLSGETIGAFAASGPNQVHPSGATVRADRRDGRTLLTGDCGPVLHGHVADVFVVPAVADGAVLFYVVAADAPGVAVERLPSFDITRPVATLQLTRAPAETLAAGSADDLERVLDVARMLLAAEMLGGAEACLDLAVEYAKSRRQFDRPIGSFQAVKHACADMMIEVDATRATVMFAAMSAVDGEELRIAAPLAKAQAADAFALCAGSAIQIHGGIAFTWEHDLHLYLRRAKTTEALFGSSAHHRDLLADRAGLSATSHASDG; encoded by the coding sequence ATGGATTTTCGTTACAGCATCGAACAAGACGCTTTTCGGGCGTCGTTGCGAGGCTTCTTGGATGAGCAGGCCGCTGGCGCGCGGGTGCGCGAGGCGGCCGCCGCGGATGGCCACGACAGGAGGCTGTGGCGGCGGTTGTGCACCGAACTGGAGCTGCCGGCGCTGCACGCCCCACCGGAGTACGGCGGGGCCGGTGCCACTCTTATCGAGACCGCGATCGTGTTCTGCGAACTCGGCCGCGCGCTCACCCCGGTTCCGTTTGCGGCGACGACGTTCGCGATCGACGCGGTGCTCCGAATGGGCGACCAGGAGCAGTGCAAGAGCCTGCTTCCCGGTCTGCTCTCCGGAGAAACGATAGGAGCGTTCGCGGCTAGCGGCCCCAACCAGGTTCATCCATCCGGGGCCACCGTGCGGGCCGACCGCCGTGACGGCCGTACCCTGCTCACCGGCGACTGCGGGCCGGTGCTGCACGGCCACGTCGCCGATGTATTCGTGGTGCCGGCGGTGGCCGACGGCGCAGTCTTGTTTTACGTCGTGGCGGCCGACGCTCCCGGCGTCGCGGTTGAGCGCTTGCCCTCGTTCGACATCACGCGTCCGGTCGCCACGCTGCAGCTCACGCGGGCCCCGGCCGAAACCCTGGCCGCGGGCTCGGCGGACGACCTCGAGCGGGTGCTCGATGTGGCCCGAATGCTGCTGGCCGCCGAAATGCTCGGCGGCGCCGAGGCATGCCTTGACCTGGCCGTCGAATATGCCAAGAGCCGAAGGCAATTCGACCGGCCGATCGGCTCGTTCCAGGCGGTCAAGCACGCCTGCGCCGACATGATGATCGAGGTCGATGCGACCCGGGCGACGGTCATGTTCGCCGCGATGAGCGCCGTTGACGGGGAGGAGCTGCGCATCGCCGCGCCCCTGGCCAAGGCGCAGGCCGCGGACGCGTTCGCGCTGTGCGCCGGTTCCGCCATCCAGATCCACGGCGGCATCGCCTTCACCTGGGAGCACGACCTGCACCTGTACCTCCGTCGCGCCAAGACCACCGAGGCACTCTTCGGCAGCAGCGCCCACCACCGGGACCTGCTTGCCGACCGCGCCGGCCTGTCGGCGACCTCGCACGCGTCCGACGGCTAG
- a CDS encoding DJ-1/PfpI family protein has translation MTQIAFVAYPGFTALDMIGPYEVLRNLPHAEVRFVWHEAGPITADSGVLVIGATHSLAETPSPDVILVPGGPSTPVHARDERLLAWLRQAHQTASWTASVCSGSVILAAAGLLTDLRATSHWLTIPALKAFGAIPVADERIVHQGKIVTSAGVSAGLDLALWLAGEMGGEGRAKAIQLAIEYDPHPPFDSGHTSKASATTKAAATALLSKDSVKPANLKATTMLAWDRALTAVRSRRRKRVVNPSRNPVRTLGFREVPDDGSRRAPTP, from the coding sequence ATGACACAGATCGCATTCGTGGCCTACCCGGGCTTCACCGCGCTGGACATGATCGGCCCGTATGAGGTGCTGCGCAATCTGCCGCACGCCGAGGTGCGGTTCGTGTGGCACGAAGCCGGGCCGATCACCGCCGACTCCGGAGTGCTCGTGATCGGCGCCACGCATTCGCTGGCCGAAACGCCTTCGCCCGATGTGATTCTCGTGCCGGGTGGTCCGTCGACCCCGGTGCACGCGCGCGACGAGAGGCTGCTCGCGTGGCTGCGTCAGGCCCATCAGACCGCCAGCTGGACGGCGTCGGTGTGCTCGGGCTCGGTCATCCTGGCGGCCGCCGGCCTGCTTACCGATCTCCGTGCGACGTCGCACTGGCTGACCATTCCCGCGCTGAAGGCTTTCGGCGCGATCCCCGTCGCCGACGAGCGGATCGTGCACCAGGGGAAGATCGTCACGAGCGCGGGCGTGTCGGCAGGCCTTGACCTCGCCCTGTGGCTGGCCGGGGAGATGGGCGGGGAAGGCCGCGCTAAGGCGATCCAACTCGCGATCGAATACGACCCGCACCCACCGTTCGATTCCGGCCACACGTCGAAGGCGTCGGCAACCACGAAGGCCGCCGCGACTGCGCTGCTGTCCAAGGACAGCGTCAAGCCGGCCAACCTGAAGGCCACCACGATGCTCGCCTGGGATCGGGCGCTGACGGCGGTGCGCTCGCGGCGACGAAAGCGGGTGGTCAATCCTTCACGGAATCCAGTGCGAACACTGGGATTTCGCGAGGTGCCCGACGACGGTAGCCGACGGGCTCCGACACCGTGA
- a CDS encoding LLM class flavin-dependent oxidoreductase, producing the protein MEIGIFLMPAHPPERSLYDATQWDLDIIELADQLGYVEAWVGEHFTVPWEPICAPDLLLAQALLRTSRIKLAPGAHLLPYHHPVELAHRVAYFDHLAQGRFMLGVGASGIPGDWALYDVDGKNGEHREMTREALEIMLRIWTEDEPWEHRGKYWNANGIAPMFEGLMKRHIKPYQKPHPPIGVTGFSAGSETLKLAGERGYLPMSLDLNTEYVATHWDAVLEGAERSGRTPDRRDWRLVREVLVAETDEQAFRYAVDGTMGRAMREYVLPTFRMFGMTKFYKHNPSVPDDDVTPEYLAENTFVVGSVETVVDKLEATYDQVGGFGHLLVLGFDYIENPGPWRESLRLLAEEVMPRLNARLAKKPVAAVV; encoded by the coding sequence ATGGAGATCGGAATATTCCTCATGCCGGCCCACCCGCCAGAGCGCAGCCTCTACGACGCCACCCAATGGGACCTCGACATCATCGAGCTGGCCGATCAGCTGGGCTACGTGGAGGCCTGGGTCGGCGAACACTTCACCGTGCCGTGGGAGCCGATCTGTGCACCCGATCTGCTGCTGGCGCAGGCGCTGCTGCGCACTAGCCGCATCAAGCTCGCGCCCGGCGCGCATCTGTTGCCCTACCACCACCCGGTCGAATTGGCCCACCGCGTCGCGTACTTCGACCACCTCGCCCAAGGCCGCTTCATGCTGGGGGTTGGCGCCAGCGGTATCCCGGGCGACTGGGCACTGTACGACGTGGACGGAAAGAACGGCGAACATCGCGAGATGACCCGCGAGGCGCTCGAAATCATGTTGCGCATCTGGACCGAGGACGAGCCCTGGGAGCATCGCGGAAAGTACTGGAACGCCAACGGGATTGCGCCGATGTTCGAGGGCTTGATGAAGCGCCACATCAAGCCGTATCAGAAGCCCCACCCGCCCATCGGTGTTACCGGGTTCAGCGCCGGTTCCGAAACGCTGAAACTGGCCGGCGAGCGCGGTTATCTGCCAATGAGTTTGGACCTCAACACCGAATACGTCGCCACGCATTGGGACGCGGTGCTGGAAGGGGCCGAACGCAGCGGCCGCACCCCGGATCGCCGCGACTGGCGACTGGTGCGCGAGGTGCTGGTGGCCGAGACCGACGAGCAGGCGTTCCGGTATGCCGTCGACGGCACCATGGGACGCGCCATGCGCGAGTACGTGCTGCCAACGTTTCGCATGTTCGGCATGACCAAGTTCTACAAGCACAATCCTTCGGTGCCCGACGACGACGTGACGCCGGAATACCTTGCCGAGAACACGTTCGTGGTCGGCTCGGTGGAGACGGTGGTTGACAAACTCGAGGCCACTTACGACCAGGTCGGTGGATTCGGCCACCTGTTGGTTCTCGGGTTCGACTACATCGAAAACCCGGGTCCGTGGAGGGAGTCGCTACGGCTGCTGGCCGAAGAGGTCATGCCCAGACTCAACGCCCGCCTCGCCAAGAAACCGGTCGCTGCGGTCGTCTAG
- the tpx gene encoding thiol peroxidase, with the protein MAQITLRGNPINTVGELPAVGSPAPEFTLTGGDLGVLSSDQFRGKPVLLNIFPSVDTPVCAASVRTFNERAAASGASVVCVSKDLPFAFQRFCGAEGIENVKTASTFRDSFGEAYGVTIADGPMAGLLARAVVVIGPDGNVTYTELVPEIAQEPDYDAALAALGG; encoded by the coding sequence ATGGCACAGATAACCCTGCGTGGAAACCCGATCAATACTGTCGGCGAGCTACCTGCCGTCGGATCTCCGGCCCCAGAGTTCACCCTGACCGGCGGCGACCTCGGGGTGCTCAGCAGCGACCAATTCCGCGGTAAACCCGTGTTGCTGAACATCTTTCCGTCCGTGGACACCCCGGTTTGCGCGGCGAGCGTACGAACCTTCAACGAGCGTGCCGCCGCAAGCGGCGCGTCGGTGGTCTGCGTGTCAAAGGATCTGCCGTTCGCTTTCCAGCGTTTCTGCGGCGCCGAGGGCATCGAGAACGTCAAGACGGCCTCGACTTTCCGGGACAGCTTCGGTGAGGCCTACGGCGTCACGATCGCCGACGGTCCGATGGCCGGGCTCCTTGCGCGCGCCGTCGTGGTGATCGGCCCCGACGGCAACGTCACGTACACCGAATTGGTGCCGGAAATCGCGCAAGAACCCGACTACGACGCCGCGCTGGCCGCGCTGGGCGGCTAG
- a CDS encoding acyl-CoA dehydrogenase family protein — protein sequence MDVGYPPEAEAFRDRIRAFLADHLPPGWAGPGALRPDEREAFARRWRRALAAAGLVAVSWPKEYGGGGLSPIEQVVLAEELARAGAPERAESDLLGIDLLGNTLISLGSEEHKRRFLPRILSGDDRWCQGFSEPEAGSDLAAVRTGAVLDGDHWVINGQKIWTSAGATANWIFLLARTDRTAPKHKGLSFLLVPMDQPGVVVRPIVNAAGHSSFSEVFFTDARTPSANVVGGAGAGWSTAMTLLGFERAAQITTAAIDFGRDLERLCELAAERGSHTDPRIRDALAWCYARVQIMRYRGYRALTLALSGQVPGAEAAITKVIWSEYFRRYTELAVEILGLDALGAQGPGNGGARVVPEAGTPNSPASWMDELLYARAATIYAGSSQIQRNVIGEQLLGLPKEPRREIVG from the coding sequence ATGGACGTCGGCTATCCGCCCGAAGCGGAAGCGTTCCGCGACCGGATCCGCGCCTTCCTGGCCGACCACCTGCCACCCGGCTGGGCGGGGCCCGGGGCACTGCGGCCCGACGAGCGGGAGGCGTTCGCCCGGCGGTGGCGGCGGGCACTCGCCGCAGCCGGCCTGGTCGCGGTGTCCTGGCCCAAGGAGTACGGCGGCGGTGGCCTTTCCCCGATCGAACAGGTGGTGCTCGCCGAGGAACTCGCCCGGGCGGGCGCACCCGAACGGGCGGAAAGCGACCTGCTCGGCATCGACCTGCTGGGCAACACGCTGATCAGCCTGGGATCCGAGGAACACAAGCGGCGGTTCCTGCCGCGGATTCTCTCCGGCGATGATCGTTGGTGCCAGGGATTCTCCGAGCCCGAGGCCGGCTCGGATCTGGCGGCGGTGCGGACCGGGGCCGTGCTCGACGGCGACCATTGGGTGATCAACGGCCAGAAAATCTGGACCTCGGCCGGAGCCACCGCGAACTGGATCTTCCTGCTGGCCAGGACGGACCGAACCGCACCCAAACACAAGGGTCTGTCGTTTCTGCTGGTGCCCATGGACCAGCCCGGCGTTGTGGTTCGGCCGATCGTCAACGCCGCCGGACACTCCTCGTTCAGCGAGGTCTTCTTCACCGATGCCCGCACCCCGTCCGCCAACGTCGTCGGCGGAGCCGGCGCGGGCTGGTCGACCGCGATGACCCTGCTGGGTTTCGAGCGCGCAGCGCAAATAACCACGGCGGCAATCGATTTTGGCCGAGACCTGGAGCGGCTGTGTGAGCTGGCGGCCGAGCGCGGGTCGCACACCGACCCACGCATCCGCGACGCGTTGGCGTGGTGCTATGCGCGGGTCCAGATCATGCGCTACCGGGGCTACCGCGCCCTCACCCTGGCGCTGAGCGGACAGGTCCCCGGCGCCGAGGCCGCGATCACCAAGGTCATCTGGAGCGAGTACTTCCGGCGGTATACCGAACTCGCCGTCGAGATCCTCGGGCTCGATGCGCTCGGTGCGCAAGGTCCGGGCAACGGTGGAGCGCGGGTGGTCCCGGAGGCGGGCACCCCGAACTCCCCCGCTTCCTGGATGGACGAGCTGCTCTACGCTCGCGCCGCGACGATCTACGCGGGCAGTTCGCAGATCCAGCGCAACGTGATCGGCGAACAACTGCTCGGGCTGCCCAAAGAGCCACGCCGGGAAATCGTGGGCTGA
- a CDS encoding enoyl-CoA hydratase — protein sequence MSVTGVSPVDRRSDGNPSVRPFEYIAYETIDDGRIAAITLDRPKQRNAQTRGMLVELGAAFDLAEADDTVRVVILRGAGPCFSAGHDLGSADDVRERAPGPDRHPTYQCNGATFGGVESRNRQEWHYYFENTKRWRNLRKITIAQVHGTVLSAGLMLAWCCDLIVASQDAVFADVVGTRLGMCGVEYFGHPWEFGPRKAKELLLTGDSIGADEAHSLGMVSKVFPDDELTDSTIEFARRIAKLPTMPALLIKESVNQAVDAMGFLTALDGCFKIHQLNHAHWGEVTGGKLSYGTAEYGLDDWRAAPDIQPATKQRP from the coding sequence ATGAGCGTCACCGGGGTCAGTCCGGTCGATCGCCGGTCGGATGGAAACCCTTCTGTGCGACCGTTCGAGTACATCGCCTACGAGACGATCGACGACGGCCGCATCGCGGCCATCACGCTGGATCGTCCGAAGCAGCGCAATGCGCAGACTCGCGGGATGCTCGTCGAGCTGGGCGCCGCATTCGACCTCGCCGAAGCCGACGACACGGTTCGGGTGGTGATCCTGCGGGGCGCCGGCCCCTGCTTCTCGGCCGGGCACGACCTCGGCTCGGCCGACGACGTCCGCGAGCGCGCGCCGGGGCCGGACCGCCACCCCACCTATCAGTGCAACGGCGCAACGTTCGGCGGGGTGGAGTCGCGCAACCGGCAGGAGTGGCACTACTACTTCGAAAACACGAAGAGGTGGCGCAACCTTCGGAAGATCACCATCGCCCAGGTGCACGGGACGGTCCTATCCGCCGGCCTGATGCTGGCGTGGTGCTGCGATCTGATCGTCGCAAGTCAGGACGCGGTGTTCGCCGACGTCGTGGGGACCCGGCTCGGGATGTGTGGGGTCGAGTACTTCGGCCATCCGTGGGAGTTCGGGCCGCGCAAGGCCAAGGAACTCCTGCTCACCGGCGATTCGATCGGAGCCGACGAAGCCCACTCGCTCGGGATGGTGAGCAAGGTGTTTCCCGACGACGAATTGACGGACAGCACAATCGAATTCGCTCGCCGGATCGCAAAGCTGCCGACCATGCCGGCGCTGCTCATCAAGGAGTCGGTGAACCAAGCCGTCGACGCCATGGGCTTCCTAACAGCGCTGGACGGCTGCTTCAAGATCCACCAGCTCAACCACGCGCACTGGGGTGAAGTCACCGGCGGAAAGCTGTCCTATGGAACGGCCGAGTACGGGCTCGACGACTGGCGCGCCGCACCGGACATCCAGCCCGCGACCAAGCAGCGACCCTGA
- a CDS encoding GlxA family transcriptional regulator, translating to MTRKVVVVGFPAVQPLDVVGPYEVFTGASLLTDGGYDVVLASVEGHPVTTPAGLTFMAAPLPDPGDPVDTVVLPGGGGIGDARSNQGLMGWIKAVSGTARRVVSVCTGAFLAAEAGLLDGRRATTHWAFARRLAREFPAVDVDPDPIFVRSSETVWTAAGVTAGIDLALSLVEDDHGTEVAQTVARWLVLHLRRPGGQTQFAAPVWMPRAKRTSIREVQEAIEAEPGGPHSIDDLARRAAMSPRHFTRLFTDEVGEAPGRYVERIRTEAARRQLEETDDTVVAIAARCGFGTAETMRRNFIRRVGIPPDQYRRAFA from the coding sequence ATGACTCGCAAGGTGGTCGTCGTCGGCTTCCCCGCCGTGCAGCCGCTCGACGTGGTGGGGCCCTACGAGGTGTTTACCGGCGCGTCGTTGCTGACCGACGGTGGCTACGACGTCGTGCTGGCCTCCGTCGAAGGCCACCCGGTGACCACCCCAGCCGGGCTGACCTTCATGGCGGCGCCGCTGCCAGACCCGGGCGACCCCGTCGACACCGTGGTGCTGCCCGGCGGCGGAGGTATCGGTGACGCGCGATCCAACCAGGGGCTCATGGGATGGATCAAGGCGGTGTCGGGCACCGCCCGCCGTGTCGTCAGCGTCTGCACCGGCGCGTTCCTCGCGGCCGAAGCGGGGCTGCTCGACGGCCGCCGCGCGACCACGCACTGGGCCTTCGCCAGGCGGCTGGCCCGCGAGTTCCCGGCCGTCGACGTGGATCCGGACCCAATCTTCGTCCGCAGCTCGGAGACGGTCTGGACGGCGGCGGGCGTCACCGCGGGAATCGACCTGGCGCTGTCGCTGGTCGAGGACGACCACGGCACCGAGGTCGCGCAAACGGTCGCCCGCTGGCTCGTGCTCCATTTGCGCCGACCGGGCGGGCAGACACAGTTCGCGGCGCCGGTGTGGATGCCGCGAGCCAAACGGACGTCCATCCGCGAGGTGCAGGAGGCCATCGAGGCCGAACCGGGGGGCCCGCACAGCATCGACGACCTGGCCCGCCGGGCGGCGATGAGCCCACGCCATTTCACTCGGCTGTTCACCGACGAGGTCGGTGAGGCGCCCGGTCGGTACGTCGAGCGCATCCGCACCGAGGCCGCGCGCCGGCAGTTGGAGGAAACGGACGACACCGTCGTGGCGATCGCCGCCCGGTGTGGCTTCGGCACCGCCGAAACCATGCGGCGCAACTTCATTCGCCGGGTCGGCATCCCGCCGGACCAATACCGCAGGGCCTTCGCGTAA